A genome region from Halobacterium hubeiense includes the following:
- a CDS encoding winged helix-turn-helix transcriptional regulator, with the protein MPPTRATITESIEAHPGLHFNELVRRLELAPGQLQYHIRELQSTEDVIAESVYGKTHYFPPEYDDWERTALALLRRETAGEIVALLLTEGEAPPAAVADDLGIARSTLEWHLDRLVDCGLVEKQRDVSNRVTLTVRNADRTVELLREADPTLGERMVDRFTRLVDNLLDG; encoded by the coding sequence ATGCCACCCACTCGCGCCACAATCACGGAGTCCATCGAGGCCCACCCCGGCCTCCACTTCAACGAACTCGTTCGGCGACTCGAACTCGCGCCGGGCCAACTCCAGTACCACATCCGGGAACTCCAATCGACGGAGGACGTGATTGCGGAGTCCGTCTACGGGAAAACACACTACTTCCCCCCGGAGTACGACGACTGGGAGCGGACCGCGCTGGCGCTGCTCCGCCGGGAGACCGCCGGGGAGATTGTCGCGTTGCTCCTGACAGAGGGGGAGGCGCCGCCAGCGGCCGTGGCGGACGACCTCGGCATCGCTCGCAGTACCCTGGAGTGGCACTTGGACCGCCTCGTCGACTGCGGACTGGTCGAGAAACAGCGCGACGTCTCGAACCGCGTGACCCTGACCGTTCGGAACGCCGACCGGACGGTCGAGTTACTGCGCGAAGCGGACCCGACGCTCGGCGAACGGATGGTCGACAGGTTCACGCGGCTGGTCGACAACCTCCTCGACGGGTGA
- a CDS encoding DUF7471 family protein, translated as MTQWIPSRYWPVLVVVLSLATVGTVVLFGVGLSAYVQRRSRRYLLVAGVLALLVGRTFVGMGTLFGVVPMGLHHLIAHSIDFLTAATLLYLVYQSPEDAS; from the coding sequence ATGACGCAGTGGATTCCGAGTCGGTACTGGCCGGTGCTCGTGGTGGTGTTGTCGCTGGCGACGGTGGGGACCGTCGTCTTGTTCGGCGTCGGCTTGAGTGCGTACGTGCAGCGGCGCTCTCGCCGGTATCTACTCGTTGCGGGCGTGTTGGCGTTGCTCGTCGGGCGGACGTTCGTCGGGATGGGGACGCTGTTCGGCGTGGTGCCGATGGGGTTGCACCACTTAATCGCGCACTCGATTGATTTCCTGACCGCGGCGACGCTGCTGTACCTGGTGTACCAGTCGCCGGAGGACGCCTCGTAG
- a CDS encoding nitrous oxide reductase accessory protein NosL produces the protein MAPHSSDERPSTHESHAQTPTPAGGLPVTRRQFVGGATTAVAAGLAGCLGGGGTDDAPAPVTIPDGATCDVCGMAITQQPGPTAEIFYANARPSDHENPARFDSVWEAFQFDFRHDWTRTAFYVTDYSAVDYDVRTDGDQQLLSTHYERAAFVDATAATYVVGSAVVGAMGKDLVGFAERADAERFRDEYGGDLATFDDVTPDLVSSLGA, from the coding sequence ATGGCTCCACACTCATCTGACGAACGCCCCTCGACCCACGAATCCCACGCACAGACACCAACTCCAGCGGGCGGGCTGCCGGTCACGCGACGGCAGTTCGTCGGCGGCGCTACCACCGCCGTCGCGGCCGGCCTCGCGGGCTGTCTCGGTGGCGGCGGCACGGACGACGCGCCGGCCCCGGTCACGATTCCCGACGGCGCCACCTGCGACGTCTGCGGCATGGCAATTACACAGCAACCCGGCCCGACGGCCGAGATTTTCTACGCGAACGCACGCCCTAGCGACCACGAAAATCCCGCTCGCTTCGACAGCGTGTGGGAGGCGTTCCAGTTCGACTTCCGCCACGACTGGACGCGGACGGCGTTCTACGTCACCGACTACTCGGCCGTCGACTACGACGTCCGGACCGACGGCGACCAGCAGCTGCTCTCGACACACTACGAGCGGGCAGCGTTCGTCGACGCGACCGCCGCCACCTACGTCGTCGGCTCGGCGGTCGTCGGCGCGATGGGCAAAGACCTCGTCGGGTTCGCCGAGCGCGCGGACGCCGAACGGTTCCGGGACGAGTACGGCGGCGACCTCGCCACGTTCGACGACGTGACCCCGGACCTCGTCTCGTCGCTCGGCGCGTAG
- a CDS encoding NosD domain-containing protein codes for MLGRSLPLALVVALVLLSYSLVVPVGDDAVEPARFENTFDLGLTDETVREVERRGLSIPRVQVYYSSYEYVVGFDTIESFRLEQQRAGHQRQFGQPVAIFVSDYAGTNASLTENGSLTAANHVGLVDAEDAFVVVGSDARLPSGPVAVPFGERSAAAAFADDYGGDVVPWSGVEDAVTPAQPLTRQNFRAAADNRSAWADAAVATARTLRDRPTSVTVGEDAPSLAAAVDAAPPNTTVRVPPGTYRTDGLTVNKSLTISGAGEATRLRGDGNGTVVHVTAPRVALADLRIDGVGDVGSRRSMLNASRLETAGWSENIELAYGRGDAAVRLVDATESLLTGLHVDTPSSGIVSLNSTRSVVRDTEVNVTNDADDGFMGLVAMHGPLVVEDSQFAGGRDGVYTHRADGVVVRGNTFRDSRFGVHEMYTSRSLVSNNTVRDTKTGVIIMTRPTGTIVVDNDVRASQVGLSTAGSYAYYAGNVVTDNARGIDVLGSQSLVERNTITGNTVGIRSGPALPTNLVTANDIVGNDRAVTADLGPLRVWTVNGSGNYWGPMPGSDADADGYYERSFRPSGAVDGHLHDAPGAWTLARSPAVALTRNVQDTVPGLRPAGVVDTAPRVTPVRPETLAATRGATNATEVTS; via the coding sequence ATGCTCGGGCGAAGCCTCCCGCTGGCGCTGGTGGTCGCGCTCGTCCTACTGAGCTACTCCCTCGTCGTACCGGTCGGCGACGACGCCGTCGAGCCCGCCCGGTTCGAGAACACGTTCGACCTCGGACTGACCGACGAGACCGTCCGCGAGGTCGAGCGACGCGGCCTGTCGATTCCCCGCGTGCAGGTCTACTACTCGAGCTACGAGTACGTCGTCGGCTTCGACACCATCGAGTCGTTCCGCCTCGAACAGCAACGAGCGGGCCACCAGCGGCAGTTCGGGCAGCCGGTCGCCATCTTCGTCTCCGACTACGCCGGCACGAACGCCTCTCTCACCGAGAACGGCTCCCTGACGGCGGCCAACCATGTCGGCCTCGTCGACGCCGAGGACGCGTTCGTCGTCGTCGGCAGCGACGCCCGCCTCCCGAGCGGCCCGGTCGCGGTCCCGTTCGGCGAGCGGAGCGCCGCAGCGGCGTTCGCCGACGACTACGGCGGCGACGTCGTCCCGTGGTCGGGAGTCGAGGACGCCGTCACGCCCGCGCAACCGCTCACCCGTCAGAACTTCCGGGCGGCCGCGGACAACCGGTCCGCGTGGGCGGACGCGGCGGTCGCTACCGCCCGGACGCTCCGCGACCGACCGACGTCGGTCACCGTCGGCGAAGACGCCCCGTCGCTCGCCGCCGCTGTCGACGCCGCGCCGCCGAACACGACCGTTCGCGTCCCGCCCGGAACGTATCGGACTGACGGCCTCACCGTGAACAAGTCGCTGACCATCTCCGGCGCCGGCGAAGCCACCCGGCTCCGGGGCGACGGAAACGGAACCGTCGTGCACGTCACCGCGCCGCGAGTCGCGCTCGCGGACCTCCGCATCGACGGCGTCGGCGACGTCGGGAGTCGGCGCAGCATGTTGAACGCCTCCCGGCTCGAAACCGCCGGCTGGTCGGAGAACATCGAACTCGCGTACGGCCGCGGCGACGCCGCCGTGCGCCTCGTCGATGCCACCGAATCACTGCTCACCGGCCTCCACGTCGACACGCCATCCTCGGGCATCGTCTCGCTGAACAGCACCCGCTCGGTCGTTCGCGACACGGAAGTGAACGTGACGAACGACGCCGACGACGGCTTCATGGGGCTGGTCGCGATGCACGGCCCGCTGGTCGTCGAAGACAGCCAGTTCGCGGGCGGCCGCGACGGCGTCTACACGCATCGCGCCGACGGCGTCGTCGTCCGCGGCAACACGTTCCGGGACAGCCGATTCGGCGTCCACGAGATGTACACCTCCCGTTCGCTCGTCAGCAACAACACCGTCCGCGACACGAAGACCGGCGTCATCATCATGACGCGACCCACCGGAACCATCGTCGTCGACAACGACGTACGCGCGTCGCAGGTCGGGCTCTCAACCGCCGGTTCGTACGCCTACTACGCCGGCAACGTCGTGACCGACAACGCCCGCGGCATCGACGTCCTCGGCTCCCAGTCCCTCGTTGAGCGCAACACGATTACTGGCAACACCGTCGGGATTCGTAGCGGCCCCGCGCTGCCGACGAATCTCGTCACCGCGAACGACATTGTCGGCAACGACCGCGCTGTCACCGCCGACCTCGGCCCGCTCCGCGTGTGGACCGTCAACGGTAGCGGGAACTACTGGGGGCCGATGCCCGGAAGTGACGCCGACGCAGACGGCTACTACGAGCGGTCGTTCCGCCCGAGCGGCGCCGTCGACGGGCACCTCCACGACGCGCCCGGCGCGTGGACGCTCGCCCGCTCACCGGCGGTTGCACTGACTCGGAACGTCCAGGACACCGTGCCGGGGTTGCGTCCCGCGGGCGTCGTCGACACCGCGCCGCGAGTCACCCCGGTGCGGCCCGAGACGCTGGCCGCTACCCGTGGAGCGACCAACGCGACGGAGGTGACGTCGTGA